From the genome of Bradyrhizobium elkanii USDA 76, one region includes:
- a CDS encoding type I secretion system permease/ATPase produces the protein MSTLRKRADEFRQALQACQSYFVTAAIFSLAINLLYLAGPLYMLQVYDRVISSASEVTLLMLTLALLLAFMALAGLDAVRARVLARTSIRLDRRVAPRVMTAIIDHSAKIGGARSQLLRDFDTFRQFITGSGIHAIFDLPWAPIYIAVIFALHPLLGAFALGCSIILVLMGFLNEWVVKPPLSESSEAANRNYGFTEMSLRNTEVVRAMGMSAGLLKRWSRDRDRMIERQVAASDRAATMQSMIRFLRLSMQSLILGLGAYLVIERLTTAGAMFAASILLGRALQPVEQIVGSWRSLISARGAFLRVQELLAANPPRQPELMLPRPEGHLSVEALSFAAPGTSKPILRGVTFQIAPGEVLGIIGPSGAGKSTLARHIVGVQAPSAGAVRLDGSDVSTWIRSSLGQHLGYLPQDIELFADSIAANICRFDRKEDREIISAAQTAGVHDMILRLPEGYDTQVGEGGAILSGGIRQRIALARAAYGNPSLVVLDEPSSNLDSEGDAALADCITELKKRGTTVVIISHRPATIGVVDKILVLREGVAEMFGPRSEILSRLTRPVPVAAVRGAAG, from the coding sequence TAAAAGAGCAGACGAATTCCGGCAGGCACTGCAAGCCTGCCAGAGCTATTTTGTGACTGCAGCGATATTCAGCCTAGCCATCAACCTGCTCTATTTGGCGGGTCCGCTCTACATGCTGCAGGTCTATGACCGCGTGATTTCGAGCGCTAGCGAGGTCACGCTGTTGATGCTGACCCTTGCGCTGTTGCTGGCGTTCATGGCGCTTGCGGGTCTCGATGCGGTACGCGCGCGCGTACTGGCGCGCACCAGCATCCGCCTTGATCGGAGGGTCGCGCCGCGGGTGATGACCGCCATCATCGATCATTCGGCAAAAATTGGCGGCGCGCGCAGCCAGCTGTTGCGCGATTTCGACACGTTTCGCCAATTCATCACCGGATCGGGAATTCATGCGATCTTCGATTTGCCGTGGGCGCCGATCTATATCGCCGTGATTTTCGCTCTGCACCCGCTCCTCGGGGCATTTGCCCTGGGGTGCTCGATCATTCTGGTGCTGATGGGCTTCCTGAATGAATGGGTCGTCAAGCCGCCGCTTTCCGAATCCAGCGAGGCGGCAAATCGAAATTACGGTTTCACCGAGATGAGCCTGCGCAACACCGAAGTGGTGCGCGCAATGGGGATGTCCGCCGGCCTTCTGAAGCGCTGGAGCAGGGACCGCGACCGGATGATCGAGCGCCAGGTCGCGGCGAGCGATCGCGCGGCCACCATGCAGAGCATGATTCGCTTCCTGCGGCTGTCGATGCAATCCTTGATCCTTGGTCTTGGCGCCTATCTCGTGATCGAGCGGCTCACAACCGCGGGTGCCATGTTTGCCGCCAGCATCCTGCTTGGCCGCGCCCTACAGCCGGTCGAACAGATCGTCGGGTCATGGCGCAGTCTCATCTCGGCCCGCGGTGCATTCTTGCGGGTGCAGGAGTTGTTGGCTGCGAATCCGCCGCGTCAGCCAGAACTGATGCTGCCGCGACCCGAAGGTCACCTTTCGGTCGAAGCGCTGTCCTTTGCCGCGCCTGGCACATCGAAGCCTATTCTGCGGGGAGTCACGTTCCAGATTGCCCCGGGTGAAGTGCTTGGAATTATCGGCCCCTCGGGGGCCGGAAAATCCACGCTGGCGCGCCATATCGTTGGTGTTCAGGCCCCATCGGCGGGTGCCGTTCGCCTCGACGGGTCCGACGTTTCGACGTGGATCAGGTCGTCGCTCGGCCAGCATCTTGGCTATCTTCCGCAGGATATCGAGCTGTTTGCCGACAGCATCGCCGCCAATATCTGCCGGTTCGACCGGAAAGAGGACAGGGAGATTATCTCGGCGGCCCAGACGGCCGGTGTGCATGACATGATTCTGCGTCTGCCGGAGGGGTATGACACTCAAGTCGGGGAGGGTGGCGCGATCCTGTCGGGAGGCATTCGCCAGCGGATCGCGCTTGCGCGCGCGGCTTACGGCAACCCGAGCCTCGTTGTGCTCGACGAGCCAAGTTCGAATCTCGACTCCGAAGGCGACGCAGCGTTGGCCGACTGCATTACCGAATTGAAGAAGCGTGGAACAACCGTGGTGATCATTTCGCATCGGCCTGCCACCATCGGCGTGGTCGACAAGATATTGGTGTTGCGCGAGGGCGTGGCCGAGATGTTCGGGCCACGCAGCGAAATCCTGTCGCGCCTGACGCGGCCTGTGCCGGTAGCGGCAGTTCGGGGAGCGGCTGGCTAG
- a CDS encoding HlyD family type I secretion periplasmic adaptor subunit gives MALLDVANLSMRPGAAPRGTKPTNNDGAPNDSIRNVAIAGWMIIAVFFGGIGTWAVTAPLNGAVVANAVVKVDGNRKSLQHLDGGIVKVLHVREGDRVRAGDLLIVLDETQARAEHEVLTQQYAVLRATEVRLLTELDHGSQLAMPPDLKARSDDPYFKSVWNGQLSQFDTRRASLEGQRSVVREKINQLGSQIVGAEAQVKSFTNQIDSVRKEAKDIAPLVERGLIARPRILQLERTAYGLEGQIADANASIAKARQAIAEQEQQIAQLDNDRMTDVTKDLRDTQAKLLEVIPKAMNAKAVLGRMEIRAPYTGRVVGLNVFSVGGVIQRGDKILDIVPDEDSLTIEAQVAVEDISDVHPNTRAEVHLTAYKQRIVPIIHGDVIQVSADRLTDPKTNNPYYTAFVRIDQDELATMPNIRLYPGMPATVMIPTVQRTAFDYIVGPLIMSFNHAFRQK, from the coding sequence ATGGCGTTACTTGATGTTGCAAATCTGTCGATGCGCCCTGGAGCCGCACCGCGCGGCACAAAGCCCACGAACAACGATGGCGCGCCGAACGATTCCATTCGCAACGTTGCCATCGCGGGGTGGATGATTATCGCCGTCTTCTTCGGCGGCATCGGCACCTGGGCGGTGACCGCGCCGCTCAATGGGGCGGTGGTCGCCAACGCCGTGGTGAAGGTCGATGGCAACCGCAAGAGCCTCCAGCACCTTGATGGCGGTATCGTCAAGGTATTGCACGTCAGGGAGGGCGATAGGGTGCGCGCGGGCGATCTGCTGATCGTCCTCGATGAGACCCAGGCGCGCGCGGAACATGAGGTGCTCACACAGCAATATGCTGTGCTGCGCGCAACGGAAGTCCGGCTCCTGACCGAGCTTGACCATGGCTCCCAACTTGCCATGCCGCCGGATTTGAAGGCGCGCTCCGACGATCCCTATTTCAAGAGCGTCTGGAACGGGCAGCTTAGTCAGTTCGACACCCGCCGGGCGTCGCTCGAAGGGCAACGAAGCGTGGTCCGCGAGAAGATCAACCAGCTGGGCTCCCAGATCGTCGGCGCGGAAGCGCAGGTAAAATCGTTCACCAACCAGATCGACTCAGTGCGCAAAGAAGCCAAGGACATCGCTCCGCTCGTCGAGCGAGGGCTGATCGCCCGCCCGCGCATTCTGCAGCTGGAGCGGACCGCGTACGGTCTCGAAGGCCAGATCGCCGATGCGAACGCCAGCATTGCCAAGGCGCGCCAGGCGATTGCGGAGCAGGAGCAGCAGATCGCCCAGCTCGACAACGACCGGATGACCGACGTGACGAAGGACTTGCGCGACACGCAGGCCAAGCTGCTGGAGGTGATTCCGAAGGCGATGAATGCCAAGGCCGTGTTGGGCCGGATGGAAATTCGCGCGCCCTATACCGGACGCGTGGTCGGACTCAACGTGTTTTCGGTCGGAGGCGTCATCCAGCGCGGCGACAAGATTCTGGACATCGTGCCGGACGAGGACTCGCTGACAATCGAGGCCCAAGTCGCGGTCGAAGATATCAGCGACGTACATCCGAACACGCGCGCGGAAGTCCACCTAACCGCCTACAAGCAGCGCATCGTTCCAATCATCCACGGTGACGTCATTCAGGTCTCGGCGGACCGCTTGACGGATCCCAAGACCAACAATCCTTATTACACGGCCTTCGTTCGAATCGACCAGGACGAGTTGGCGACCATGCCCAACATTCGCCTTTACCCGGGTATGCCGGCAACGGTCATGATCCCGACGGTTCAGCGAACCGCGTTTGATTATATCGTGGGGCCGCTCATTATGTCGTTCAACCATGCGTTCCGGCAGAAGTGA